Proteins encoded by one window of Nicotiana tabacum cultivar K326 chromosome 10, ASM71507v2, whole genome shotgun sequence:
- the LOC107767405 gene encoding transcription factor bHLH118-like: MDDSDQFDYAQVEHLLHLLSSSPSPPPPLTTNSPVPLQTQSCNLFNTPVPKRKTVIANIDQDTGKGKPPKEKENSEKKVVRRDVERQRRRDMARLYQRLRLLIPSKYLMGKRSISDHLEEIVDYIKDMRKNIEELETKREKLKEMRNICSSDHNSHLAAPSSSRKSDDNQDRIIVKKCKEGVLEISVISTLGGVLALSKVLRVLMEEELLVISCVSSKINQRSLHIIQSEVNSRGDIDLARLQFKLMSL; encoded by the exons ATGGATGATTCTGATCAATTTGATTATGCTCAAGTAGAACACCTCTTACATTtactttcttcttctccttctcctcctcctcctctgacGACGAATTCACCAGTTCCATTACAAACACAAAGCTGTAATCTTTTCAATACTCCTGTGCCTAAAAGAAAAACTGTAATCGCCAATATTGATCAAGATACTGGCAAAGGCAAACCCCCTAAAGAAAAAGAGAATTCTGAGAAGAAAGTCGTACGCAGAGATGTTGAAAGGCAAAGAAGGCGCGATATGGCTCGACTTTACCAGCGTTTACGCCTTCTTATCCCTTCTAAATATCTCATG ggaaagAGATCGATATCTGATCATCTAGAAGAGATTGTGGATTACATAAAAGACATGCGGAAGAACATAGAGGAGCTGGAAACTAAGAgagaaaaattgaaagaaatgagaAATATTTGTAGCTCTGATCATAACTCTCACTTGGCTGCACCATCTTCCTCTAGGAAAAGTGATGATAATCAGGATAGAATAATAGTGAAAAAATGTAAGGAAGGAGTACTGGAAATTTCAGTGATCAGTACTTTGGGAGGAGTGTTGGCTCTTTCCAAAGTGCTTAGGGTTCTTATGGAAGAAGAACTGCTTGTTATTAGCTGTGTTTCCTCCAAAATTAATCAAAGGAGTCTTCACATTATTCAATCTGAG GTGAATTCAAGAGGAGATATTGATCTAGCTAGGCTACAGTTCAAGTTGATGAGTTTATGA